GCGTTGTAAAAGGGCGATAAGCTGTTTTCCCGCCTCTTTACCTATTTTGTGATAATCAAAACGAATTGAAGTAAGAGAAGGGGATATCTGATCACTATTATCAGATCCTTCCAAACAAGCAATTGCCAGATCTTGTGGAATTTTAATTAATCGTCTTTGGCACTCAAAAATCATTCCTAATGCAATACTCTCATGACTACAAATAACAGCATCTAATTCAGGTTGGCGCAATAAAATCTCGGTTAAAGCTTGTCTACCATAAGCCATCGAAGCGGGATCGGGCGTTGTAACGCTCTGCTCTGCATTTAAATAATGTTTGAGTAAGGCTCGAGACCAACCTGTAATTTGCTGGTGATGTAAACGCTGGCCTTGTAAAGCGCCAATATAGCCTATACAACGTTTGCCCTGAGTGACTAAAATAGTTTGTTAAATCGTATGCTGCTTGTTCATAAGAACAATCAATACTAATGGCAGCTTGTTCATCAGATTGACTCGCGACACTAACCACCGGCACATTGGCATTACTAATATGTAAAAAGTGAGTAGGGCTGAGTTGTGAACCAAAGACAACCAATGCCGCGGGGTTACTTTGTAATAGCATATTGATTACATCGCTGGCTTTATGCGGTTGATGTTCATAACAACCGACTAAAATTTGATAATGATGACGATTTAATATTTGCTGTAAAGATTGCATAAAATCGGCACTGGCTTTATCTGTGAAAGACGGCAATAGTACTGCAATAATATGGCTTTGAGCCGAAGCTAAAGCACCGGCTGAGGCATTAGGAATATAGCCAAGTTCCTCTATAGCTTGATTAACCTTCTCTCTTAATTTATCAGAAACCAATTCAGGCGTTCGTAATGCACGCGAGACGGTCATTGAACCAACTCCTGCGTGTTTAGCGACATCTTGTAATGTGACGCGACCTGTATTTCGGCGCTTACGTGTTTTGATCATGTGTGATTATGCTTGCTTAGCCTATTTTATTAACCGCAGATCCTACCTGAAATCTTCCTATTATGCTGAAACAATACAGTGTCAATTGTTGGCATTTTCTGCAATTAACATTTCATTAAAATGATAGCGCTATCACAATTACGAATGATCTATCTAGATAGCGCTACCATTAATGATTACTATCCTTAATAACGAAGCTCAAAGAGAGTCTTATTGAGGTTACAAAGATGCTTAAAACGTTATTAACGCCCGATGTGGTGCAAGTGGTTCCAAGCGTTAGCGATTGGAAAGATGCAGTCAAAGTGGCATGTCAGCCATTAATTGATAAAGGGTGCATTGAACCTCGTTACATCGATGCGATTTATAAGTCACATGAAAAAATAGGGCCATATTATGTCTTAGGCCCAGGTATTGCGATGCCTCATGCTCGTCCTGAAGATGGTGTTAATCAACTTTCTCTTGCATTAACGATTGTTGAGCAAGGTGTGGAGTTTGGAGCCGATGAAAATGATCCTGTGAAATTACTGATTGTTTTGGCCGCAACAGATAACGATAGCCATATTAATGCCATTATGAAATTAGCTGAACTTTTTGATAACGATAAAGATATTCAAATGCTATTTAATGCGAAAAGCAAAGCGGATGTATTCGCCGTTATCAACAACTATTAATGACAATTTAACATTACCAAGGGGAATACCATGAAAATTACAGTTGTGTGTGGAAATGGTTTAGGCAGTAGCTTAATGATGGAAATGAGTATCAAAAGTATTTTAAAAGATCTCGCTGTCAATGCAGACGTGGATCACGTTGATTTGGGTTCGGCAAAAGGTACGCCAAGTGATATCTATGTCGGGACTCGTGATATTGCAGAACAACTGAATTCACAAGCCGTAAATGGAAAAGTGGTTTCATTGGATAATATGATTGATAAAGTCGCGATGAAAGAAAAACTTTCTGTCGCATTACGTGAATTAGGCGCGTTATAAGGAGCCTATCATGGACTTTTTCCGCTTTCTAATGAGTGATGTGCTTTCAGAGCCTGCTATTTTAGTGGGTTTGATCGCATTGATTGGTTTAATCGCCCAGAAAAAACCTGTAACAGAATGTATTAAAGGCACGGTAAAAACCATTATGGGTTTTGTGATTTTAGGTGCTGGTGCAGGTCTTGTTATTAACTCACTGGGTGATTTCTCAACGATTTTCCAACATGCATTTGGCATTCAAGGTGTTGTGCCTAATAACGAGGCAATTGTCTCTATTGCACAAAAAAGCTTTGGTAAAGAGATGGCTCTGATTATGTTCTTTGCCATGTTGATTAATATCTTAATTGCTCGCTTAACGCCGTGGAAATTTATTTTCTTAACGGGTCATCATACATTGTTTATGTCAATGATGGTGGCAGTTATTCTGGCAACAGCAGGCTTAGAAGGTGCTGTATTAGTAGCGGTAGGTTCATTAGTTGTTGGGGTTTCAATGGTATTTTTTCCAGCCATTGCACATCCTTATATGAAAAAAATTACCGGTTCTGATGATGTGGCATTAGGGCATTTCTCAACGATTTCTTATGTCGTTGCGGGCTTTATCGGCAGTAAATTTGGTAATAAAGAGCATTCAACTGAAGAGATGAATGTGCCTAAAAGTTTACTCTTTTTACGTGATACACCCGTTGCTATAGCTTTCACTATGGGCATTATCTTTATCATTACCTGTTTATTTGCGGGCGATACCTTTGTTCGTGAAGTCAGTGGTGGTAAAAACTGGTTTATGTTTTCATTAATGCAATCCATTACTTTTGCCGCTGGTGTTTATATTATCCTGCAAGGTGTGCGTATGGTTATTGCTGAGATTGTTCCTGCCTTTAAAGGTATTTCAGATAAGTTAGTGCCTAATGCCAAACCTGCTTTAGACTGCCCAGTTGTATTTCCTTATGCACCCAATGCGGTATTAGTTGGCTTTTTAAGTAGTTTTGCTGCGGGTGTTATTGGCATG
This genomic stretch from Proteus vulgaris harbors:
- the ulaB gene encoding PTS system EIIB component, which gives rise to MKITVVCGNGLGSSLMMEMSIKSILKDLAVNADVDHVDLGSAKGTPSDIYVGTRDIAEQLNSQAVNGKVVSLDNMIDKVAMKEKLSVALRELGAL
- the ulaC gene encoding PTS system EIIA component; protein product: MLKTLLTPDVVQVVPSVSDWKDAVKVACQPLIDKGCIEPRYIDAIYKSHEKIGPYYVLGPGIAMPHARPEDGVNQLSLALTIVEQGVEFGADENDPVKLLIVLAATDNDSHINAIMKLAELFDNDKDIQMLFNAKSKADVFAVINNY
- the gntR_2 gene encoding LacI-family transcriptional regulator, with the protein product MAYGRQALTEILLRQPELDAVICSHESIALGMIFECQRRLIKIPQDLAIACLEGSDNSDQISPSLTSIRFDYHKIGKEAGKQLIALLQRLKDEDDNAIFEDTVINYAYRFEIGQSTP
- the ulaA gene encoding ascorbate-specific PTS system enzyme IIC; its protein translation is MDFFRFLMSDVLSEPAILVGLIALIGLIAQKKPVTECIKGTVKTIMGFVILGAGAGLVINSLGDFSTIFQHAFGIQGVVPNNEAIVSIAQKSFGKEMALIMFFAMLINILIARLTPWKFIFLTGHHTLFMSMMVAVILATAGLEGAVLVAVGSLVVGVSMVFFPAIAHPYMKKITGSDDVALGHFSTISYVVAGFIGSKFGNKEHSTEEMNVPKSLLFLRDTPVAIAFTMGIIFIITCLFAGDTFVREVSGGKNWFMFSLMQSITFAAGVYIILQGVRMVIAEIVPAFKGISDKLVPNAKPALDCPVVFPYAPNAVLVGFLSSFAAGVIGMFILYALDWTVIIPGVVPHFFVGATAGVFGNATGGRRGAIFGAFVQGLLITFLPVFLLPVLGDIGIANTTFSDADFGVIGILLGIIVR
- the gntR_3 gene encoding LacI-family transcriptional regulator, with protein sequence MIKTRKRRNTGRVTLQDVAKHAGVGSMTVSRALRTPELVSDKLREKVNQAIEELGYIPNASAGALASAQSHIIAVLLPSFTDKASADFMQSLQQILNRHHYQILVGCYEHQPHKASDVINMLLQSNPAALVVFGSQLSPTHFLHISNANVPVVSVASQSDEQAAISIDCSYEQAAYDLTNYFSHSGQTLYRLYWRFTRPAFTSPANYRLVSSLTQTLFKCRAERYNARSRFDGLW